In Dermacentor silvarum isolate Dsil-2018 chromosome 2, BIME_Dsil_1.4, whole genome shotgun sequence, the following proteins share a genomic window:
- the LOC119442260 gene encoding GPI mannosyltransferase 1-like, which produces MVQQSSRFSVGKVKLYHHLVLAGLIRAGLIVVGEWQDQNLQVKYTDVDYHVFTDGAAYVAKGESPFLRETYRYSPMLAMLLVPNVLLHPAFGKVLFSAVDVLVGYYAYHIVRTAKFSERKAVLCACLWLYNPITFAVSTRGSSDSILALIVVFSLFALLKSRDTAAGLAYGFSVHLKMYTVVYALPIYLALQTRLPSGSAAKGELESWRSYLSRLLLPNRRKLIFLGSSAASFFLPTLLCYLAYGREYIQEAFLYHFSRRDVRHNFSPLFYPLYLANHNTSGSSGGSTFAALLPQLLLMLLLSFKYGQLSDLPFALFCITFVLVSFNKVCTSQYFLWYLCLLPLVLPKLGLSMRRGVLLLLMWLGGQALWLVQAYYLEFGGKPLFLHVWVAGLMFLVANTFILCFMMAHYQSHIPRSKKAKNK; this is translated from the coding sequence ATGGTGCAGCAGTCGAGCAGGTTCAGCGTGGGCAAAGTGAAGCTCTACCACCACCTCGTGCTGGCGGGGCTCATACGCGCCGGGCTGATCGTCGTCGGGGAGTGGCAAGACCAGAACCTGCAAGTCAAGTACACTGATGTCGATTACCACGTCTTCACCGATGGCGCTGCGTACGTGGCCAAGGGCGAGTCGCCGTTCCTGAGGGAGACGTACCGGTACAGTCCTATGCTGGCCATGCTCCTTGTTCCTAACGTGCTTCTTCATCCGGCCTTCGGGAAAGTCCTCTTCTCTGCAGTAGATGTCCTGGTTGGCTACTACGCCTATCACATCGTGCGGACGGCCAAGTTCAGTGAACGCAAGGCTGTGCTTTGTGCCTGCCTGTGGCTCTACAACCCCATTACTTTCGCCGTTTCCACACGTGGAAGCTCCGATTCCATCCTGGCACTCATCGTCGTGTTCTCCCTCTTCGCGCTGCTCAAGAGCAGAGACACCGCTGCCGGCCTGGCCTATGGGTTCTCGGTGCACCTCAAGATGTACACTGTGGTTTATGCACTCCCCATCTACCTGGCCCTGCAGACGAGGCTGCCCTCTGGGTCTGCAGCAAAAGGAGAGTTGGAGAGCTGGCGCTCTTACCTGTCCCGGCTGTTGTTGCCCAACCGGCGAAAGCTCATCTTCCTTGGCTCCAGCGCAGCATCCTTCTTCCTACCAACCCTTCTCTGCTACCTCGCTTACGGTCGAGAGTACATCCAGGAGGCGTTCCTTTACCATTTCTCCCGGAGGGATGTCCGTCACAACTTCTCTCCTCTCTTCTACCCACTGTATCTGGCCAACCATAACACGTCCGGCAGCAGTGGTGGCAGCACATTTGCTGCGCTCTTGCCACAGCTTTTGCTGATGTTGCTGCTGTCCTTCAAGTATGGCCAGCTGAGTGACCTGCCTTTTGCCCTGTTCTGCATCACGTTTGTACTAGTGAGCTTCAACAAGGTGTGCACATCACAGTACTTCCTGTGGTATCTGTGTCTGCTGCCGTTGGTGTTGCCCAAGCTGGGCCTGAGCATGAGGCGTGGTGTACTTCTGCTGCTCATGTGGCTGGGAGGCCAGGCACTGTGGCTGGTGCAGGCCTACTACCTCGAGTTTGGCGGCAAGCCCCTCTTCCTTCACGTCTGGGTGGCAGGCCTCATGTTCCTTGTGGCCAACACTTTCATCCTTTGCTTCATGATGGCCCACTACCAGAGCCACATACCTAGAAGCAAGAAGGCCAAGAACAAGTGA